A part of Helicobacter fennelliae genomic DNA contains:
- a CDS encoding alpha/beta hydrolase gives MHYIKTANAPEAIANAWVMDFAGVLSPNATKDTNKRNFARIVAFTIFRNLKMKYLFIIAMVFILSASGLVAKPSNTITKLDTKTTELFDIHTAQLHANNTIYAITISKIKSPKTQPKKYRIFYMLDGNGHLPIALNALAKEYCKKDFLCDELDYVLLVGIGYGEKYAKIAFPPLRTRDYTPSIPKELLDSMDNKQNFLNGGGAQNFLESFVQTIIPFVKSHITQSNLELSKECGIFGHSFGGLFVLYALSNATNDFNHFYAISPSLWWGNGEFIGQNRAIDFADIEGDSITLWIMQDTPKNPQTQTINKENPRGKAKINTKELATLIQSQSNITPHYKAFQGYTHGSVVVPAFLEAIRDFAK, from the coding sequence ATGCATTATATCAAAACAGCAAACGCCCCAGAAGCTATCGCAAATGCTTGGGTTATGGATTTTGCTGGAGTTTTATCGCCTAACGCTACAAAAGATACAAACAAGCGAAATTTTGCTAGAATTGTGGCTTTTACAATTTTTAGGAATCTTAAAATGAAATATTTATTCATTATTGCTATGGTGTTTATATTAAGCGCAAGTGGTTTAGTAGCAAAACCAAGCAACACCATTACAAAATTAGACACCAAAACCACAGAGCTTTTTGACATTCACACAGCACAACTCCACGCAAATAACACGATTTATGCCATTACCATAAGCAAAATTAAATCGCCCAAAACGCAACCAAAAAAATATAGAATCTTCTATATGCTTGATGGCAACGGACATTTGCCAATAGCCCTAAACGCGCTTGCTAAGGAGTATTGCAAGAAAGACTTTTTATGCGATGAACTCGATTATGTGCTTCTTGTTGGCATAGGCTATGGTGAAAAATATGCCAAGATAGCATTTCCACCATTAAGAACGAGGGATTACACGCCAAGTATTCCAAAAGAGTTGCTCGATTCTATGGATAATAAGCAAAACTTCCTTAATGGCGGTGGAGCGCAAAATTTCTTAGAATCTTTCGTGCAAACAATTATCCCATTTGTAAAATCACATATAACACAATCAAATTTGGAGTTAAGCAAAGAGTGTGGCATTTTTGGGCATAGCTTTGGTGGGCTTTTTGTGCTTTATGCCTTGAGTAACGCTACAAACGATTTTAATCATTTTTATGCCATTTCGCCATCGCTTTGGTGGGGAAATGGCGAATTTATAGGGCAAAATAGAGCGATTGATTTTGCGGATATTGAGGGAGATTCTATAACTTTATGGATTATGCAAGATACGCCAAAAAATCCACAAACTCAAACGATTAACAAAGAAAATCCGCGTGGCAAGGCAAAAATTAACACTAAAGAATTAGCAACTCTCATACAATCACAAAGCAATATAACACCACACTACAAAGCATTTCAAGGATATACGCACGGCTCTGTCGTTGTGCCCGCGTTTTTAGAAGCGATTAGGGATTTTGCTAAATAA
- a CDS encoding catalase-related domain-containing protein, giving the protein MASYLLLAIILSLFCRIYQSASMMIALSRVLKSFAFCRDGYMTNGAYGSIRNYEPSILDGYKDNWNLKEPILDPLHFESESKLGQWDYREDDDDYYTQAGDLYRLMSSNEKERLCQTIADTMKGINEKIIKLQLEHFNKADANYGKRIAELLK; this is encoded by the coding sequence ATGGCAAGTTATTTATTGCTTGCCATTATCTTGAGTTTATTTTGTAGAATCTATCAAAGTGCTTCGATGATGATTGCATTGAGTCGGGTGCTAAAATCTTTTGCGTTTTGCCGCGATGGTTATATGACAAATGGCGCGTATGGTAGCATTCGCAATTATGAACCTAGCATTTTGGACGGATATAAGGATAATTGGAACTTAAAAGAGCCGATTTTAGACCCGCTACACTTTGAGAGTGAAAGCAAACTCGGGCAGTGGGATTATAGAGAAGATGACGATGATTACTACACACAAGCGGGTGATTTGTATCGGCTAATGAGTAGCAATGAGAAAGAGCGGCTATGTCAAACGATTGCAGACACGATGAAAGGCATAAATGAAAAAATCATTAAATTGCAGTTAGAGCATTTTAATAAAGCCGATGCGAATTATGGCAAACGCATTGCCGAACTCTTAAAATAA
- a CDS encoding tRNA (uridine(54)-C5)-methyltransferase TrmA yields MFCKMIGICGGCTSKANIKDEMNHKSNFIQSLFGLDSLEIFDSPDVGYRTRAEFRIHTEKYENQKNQSKQQQVANQEQQKQEQEGQKKQQEQQKQESCDTYQAQTSQRATQAQNAPQMPQTQKMQIFLAMSAFGENKRVKITHCPILLPAIQIALQSLLEILNDNNQILESKLYAIEVLGTLNGGVMITLIYHKTLDTQWRESALAACAKINEDMQNHHYNQPTNQLANQFNQIKNQAHIIGRSRKQKVILTQDTLLDEIYIQGKSYIYFRQEGRFSQPNAYTNPKMIEFVKSHIITHHRVDLLEMYCGDGNFSIALACDFRQVFATEIVKSCALIIQKNIFANNIKNITHTRLSGEETIQALCFEREFFRLRGIDLGRFRFSHILIDPPRSGIKDHKMLQFIASFQYIIYISCNPLSLKKDLEILGLSHKILHFAVFNQFPHTEHIECGVILEKTNS; encoded by the coding sequence ATGTTTTGTAAAATGATCGGAATCTGCGGTGGTTGCACTTCAAAAGCAAACATAAAAGATGAAATGAATCATAAATCTAACTTCATACAATCACTTTTTGGGTTGGATTCTTTGGAGATTTTTGACTCACCAGATGTGGGCTATCGCACGCGCGCGGAGTTTAGAATCCACACAGAGAAGTATGAAAATCAAAAAAACCAATCAAAGCAACAACAAGTAGCAAACCAAGAACAACAAAAACAAGAGCAAGAAGGGCAAAAAAAGCAACAAGAACAACAAAAACAAGAATCTTGCGATACATATCAAGCCCAAACATCGCAAAGAGCCACACAAGCACAGAATGCGCCACAAATGCCACAAACCCAAAAAATGCAAATTTTTTTAGCGATGAGTGCGTTTGGAGAAAATAAAAGAGTCAAAATTACGCATTGTCCGATTTTGCTTCCTGCGATACAAATCGCCTTGCAAAGCTTGCTTGAAATCCTTAATGATAATAATCAGATTCTAGAATCTAAACTTTATGCAATCGAGGTTTTAGGCACTTTAAATGGTGGGGTGATGATTACACTTATCTATCACAAAACGCTTGATACGCAATGGAGAGAAAGCGCGCTTGCAGCTTGTGCTAAAATCAATGAAGATATGCAAAACCACCACTATAATCAACCTACAAATCAGCTTGCAAATCAGTTTAATCAAATCAAAAATCAAGCCCATATTATCGGGAGGAGTAGAAAGCAAAAAGTCATTCTCACTCAAGATACTTTACTTGATGAGATATACATACAAGGCAAATCGTATATTTATTTTCGTCAGGAGGGGAGGTTTTCTCAGCCAAATGCCTATACCAATCCAAAAATGATTGAGTTTGTCAAATCGCATATCATTACCCATCATAGAGTGGATTTGCTTGAGATGTATTGTGGAGATGGTAATTTTAGTATCGCTTTGGCGTGTGATTTTAGGCAGGTGTTTGCCACAGAGATTGTGAAAAGTTGCGCGCTCATCATACAAAAAAACATATTTGCAAACAATATCAAAAACATCACACACACAAGGCTAAGCGGAGAGGAGACGATACAGGCATTATGCTTTGAGCGGGAGTTTTTTCGGCTTAGGGGGATTGATTTAGGGCGATTTAGATTCTCGCATATTCTTATCGATCCGCCACGAAGCGGGATTAAAGATCACAAAATGCTTCAATTTATAGCCTCTTTTCAATATATTATTTATATCTCTTGCAATCCTCTAAGCCTCAAAAAAGATCTTGAGATTCTAGGGCTTTCGCATAAAATCTTGCATTTTGCGGTGTTTAATCAATTTCCGCATACAGAACATATCGAATGTGGGGTGATTTTAGAAAAAACAAACTCTTGA
- a CDS encoding ankyrin repeat domain-containing protein: MKNLTPQEYAKMEEFVKMSFDFARNNDADSLKIMLENGLNPNLANHKGDTLLMLASYHSAISCVKLLLDFGANVDVPNDRGHTPLAGVCFKGYAEVAKLLLESGANPNGFGETLSPINTAIMFRRKAILALLLQYNSKKLPLWKRLYAKLTGL; encoded by the coding sequence GTGAAAAATTTAACCCCGCAAGAATACGCCAAAATGGAGGAATTTGTCAAAATGTCTTTTGATTTTGCGCGAAACAATGACGCGGATAGCTTAAAAATTATGCTTGAAAATGGGCTAAATCCAAACCTTGCCAATCACAAGGGCGATACACTCTTAATGTTAGCAAGCTATCATAGCGCGATTTCGTGCGTGAAACTTTTGCTAGATTTTGGTGCAAATGTTGATGTGCCAAATGATAGGGGGCATACGCCACTAGCTGGCGTTTGCTTCAAAGGTTACGCTGAAGTGGCAAAGCTACTTTTAGAATCTGGAGCGAATCCTAATGGTTTTGGCGAAACATTAAGCCCCATAAACACAGCGATTATGTTTCGGCGCAAAGCAATTTTAGCCCTTTTATTACAATACAACTCTAAAAAACTCCCCCTATGGAAACGGCTTTACGCCAAACTTACAGGCTTATAG
- the htpG gene encoding molecular chaperone HtpG has protein sequence MSSKKHTFQTEIKQLLDLMIHSLYSNKEIFLRELISNASDALDKLNYLTISDDNYKNITFNPRIDISFDEKKSILRISDSGLGMDEQDLIQNLGTIAKSGTKSFLNALSGDAKKDSALIGQFGVGFYSAFMVAQKIVVTTKKAGLDKAYSWISDGSGEYEITPCKKDSFGTEITLFLKDDDKKFANRWEIESIIKKYSEHIAFPIFLSYEETKFEGEGENKKEIKEQKCEQLNTAKAIWKTPKNELKDEDYKEFYKSFAHDNSEPLSWIHTKVEGTLEYSTLFFIPSVAPFDLYRVDYQSGVKLYVKRVFITDDDKELLPQYLRFVRGVIDSEDLPLNVSREILQQNKILANIKSASTKKILAEIATLSKDKQKYDTFYTQFGKVLKEGLYADFENKDKILDLLRFDTQTKENLSLKDYKDSMPKDQKSIYYLIGENKDLLKASPILEKYAKKGFEVILLSDEIDGFVMPNVGEFDKTPLKDATGSEALKELGETKIDEKVKKEFQPIIDSFKEALGDEIKDVELSDDLTSPIALVGEEQNAMMANLMRQMGQEPPKAKKTIQINISHEIFKKLQKADSAKVKEIAHVLFDCANLLESGNMQNAKDFSTRLNAIIIEAL, from the coding sequence ATGAGTAGCAAAAAACATACTTTTCAAACCGAAATCAAACAACTTTTGGATTTAATGATCCATTCGTTGTATTCTAATAAAGAGATTTTCTTGCGAGAGCTTATAAGCAACGCATCTGACGCGCTTGATAAGCTAAATTACCTCACCATTAGTGATGACAATTACAAAAACATCACCTTCAATCCACGCATTGATATTTCATTTGATGAGAAAAAATCCATTCTGCGTATTAGTGATTCTGGGCTTGGAATGGACGAGCAAGACCTTATCCAAAATCTAGGGACAATCGCAAAATCTGGCACAAAAAGCTTTCTCAACGCACTTAGTGGCGATGCCAAAAAAGATTCTGCATTAATCGGGCAGTTTGGCGTTGGATTCTATTCAGCATTTATGGTCGCCCAAAAAATAGTCGTAACCACCAAAAAAGCAGGGCTTGACAAAGCATACAGCTGGATAAGCGATGGAAGTGGCGAATACGAAATAACACCCTGCAAAAAAGACTCTTTTGGGACAGAGATTACACTTTTTTTAAAAGATGATGACAAAAAATTCGCAAATCGCTGGGAGATAGAATCTATCATCAAAAAATACTCCGAACACATCGCATTTCCTATATTTTTGAGCTATGAAGAAACAAAATTTGAGGGTGAAGGCGAAAACAAAAAAGAGATAAAAGAGCAAAAATGCGAGCAGCTCAACACCGCAAAAGCAATCTGGAAAACCCCAAAAAATGAGCTCAAAGACGAGGATTATAAAGAATTTTACAAAAGCTTCGCTCACGATAATAGCGAGCCTTTAAGCTGGATTCACACAAAAGTCGAGGGGACTTTAGAATACAGCACATTATTTTTTATTCCAAGCGTCGCACCATTTGATTTGTATCGTGTGGATTATCAATCCGGCGTCAAACTCTATGTCAAACGCGTATTTATCACTGATGATGACAAAGAATTGCTTCCGCAGTATTTGCGATTTGTGCGAGGGGTGATTGATAGCGAGGATTTGCCACTGAATGTGAGTCGCGAGATCTTGCAGCAAAACAAGATTCTAGCCAATATCAAATCCGCCTCAACAAAAAAGATTCTAGCTGAAATCGCCACTCTTTCCAAAGATAAGCAAAAATACGACACTTTCTATACGCAATTTGGCAAAGTGCTAAAAGAAGGGCTTTATGCGGACTTTGAAAACAAAGATAAGATTCTAGATCTTTTGCGGTTTGATACCCAAACCAAAGAGAATCTAAGCCTCAAAGACTATAAAGATTCTATGCCAAAAGATCAAAAAAGTATCTATTATCTCATCGGCGAAAACAAAGACTTACTCAAAGCAAGCCCGATTTTAGAAAAATACGCCAAAAAGGGCTTTGAAGTGATTTTGCTAAGCGATGAGATTGATGGATTTGTGATGCCAAATGTGGGCGAATTTGACAAAACCCCGCTCAAAGACGCCACAGGATCTGAAGCACTCAAAGAGCTTGGCGAAACAAAGATCGATGAAAAAGTCAAAAAAGAATTCCAACCCATAATCGACAGCTTCAAAGAGGCATTAGGCGATGAGATAAAAGATGTCGAGCTTAGCGATGATCTGACTTCTCCTATCGCGCTTGTGGGAGAAGAGCAAAACGCGATGATGGCAAACCTTATGCGTCAAATGGGACAAGAGCCACCAAAAGCCAAAAAAACAATCCAAATCAACATCTCTCATGAGATTTTCAAAAAACTCCAAAAAGCAGATTCTGCCAAAGTCAAAGAGATAGCCCATGTTTTGTTTGATTGTGCGAATCTACTAGAATCTGGAAATATGCAAAACGCAAAAGATTTTAGCACCCGACTCAATGCAATCATCATCGAAGCACTTTGA